A part of Gemmatimonas groenlandica genomic DNA contains:
- the alr gene encoding alanine racemase yields MTASIYPATDRAWLDVDLEAVRHNVRQLRARAGVPLIVMVKANAYGVGAAMVSRALGVPFDRTPAAPDAPWGLGVASLDEAAELRDAGCRGRILCLTPLLASELPRAHALGVRPALHRVPDIRAWADAGQGGELRPYHLSIDTGMARAGVRWDQVEELRDVLRAHPPEGVFTHFHSADEDIDSRDEQDARFVDAMLALGDALPPAVLRHSDNSAGIASRTRLSPGSLARPGIAVYAGMFSELLGLRQVVHLRARVIDLREVAPGETVSYGATWTAARPSRIATISAGYADGYRRQLSNRGEVLIGGVRCPVAGRVTMDMIMVDVTDVPCAVGDIATLIGTDGVATISTEQVAELADLSPYELLVGLPLRVPSRPLLPSPS; encoded by the coding sequence GTGACCGCGTCAATATATCCCGCCACCGATCGCGCCTGGCTCGACGTCGATCTCGAGGCAGTGCGCCACAACGTCCGTCAGCTGCGCGCGCGGGCCGGCGTGCCGCTGATCGTGATGGTCAAGGCGAATGCCTACGGCGTCGGTGCGGCAATGGTCAGCAGGGCCCTTGGCGTACCCTTCGATCGCACGCCGGCGGCCCCTGATGCCCCATGGGGTCTCGGCGTTGCCTCGCTCGACGAAGCGGCCGAATTGCGCGATGCCGGGTGCCGCGGCCGCATTCTCTGCCTCACGCCGTTGTTGGCGTCGGAGTTGCCGCGCGCCCACGCTTTGGGAGTGCGACCGGCCTTGCATCGTGTGCCCGATATTCGCGCCTGGGCCGATGCCGGGCAGGGAGGCGAGCTGCGGCCATACCATCTGTCGATCGATACCGGCATGGCGCGCGCTGGAGTGCGCTGGGATCAGGTCGAGGAACTCCGTGACGTGCTCCGCGCCCATCCCCCCGAGGGTGTGTTCACGCACTTTCACTCGGCCGACGAAGACATCGACTCCCGCGACGAGCAGGACGCGCGCTTCGTCGACGCCATGCTGGCGCTCGGGGACGCCCTGCCGCCCGCCGTGCTCCGGCACAGTGACAACAGCGCCGGGATCGCCAGTCGGACGCGCCTCTCGCCCGGTTCGCTGGCCCGTCCCGGCATTGCCGTCTATGCGGGCATGTTCAGCGAGTTGCTCGGTTTGCGGCAGGTGGTGCATCTGCGGGCCCGCGTCATCGATCTCCGCGAGGTCGCTCCCGGCGAGACAGTGAGCTATGGCGCCACGTGGACGGCCGCGCGACCGTCGCGCATTGCCACGATCTCCGCCGGATACGCCGATGGATATCGGCGGCAACTCTCCAATCGCGGCGAGGTTCTGATCGGTGGGGTACGGTGTCCGGTCGCGGGTCGTGTCACCATGGACATGATCATGGTCGACGTGACCGACGTGCCGTGTGCCGTCGGCGACATCGCCACGCTCATCGGCACCGACGGGGTGGCCACGATCAGCACGGAGCAGGTGGCTGAGCTGGCCGATCTGTCGCCCTACGAGCTGTTGGTTGGCCTCCCGCTGCGCGTGCCGTCCCGGCCCCTTCTACCGAGCCCGTCATGA
- the cdd gene encoding cytidine deaminase, protein MSIAHLRTAADAARANAWCPYSLYPVGAALETDDGRVYAGCNVENASYPAGICAERVALGAAIADGARRFVRIVITSAAASPTPPCGICRQALVEFAPALEIFAVTPDGLTACWSLAELLPAPFTPASLENA, encoded by the coding sequence ATGAGCATCGCCCATCTGCGCACCGCGGCAGACGCGGCGCGCGCGAATGCGTGGTGTCCGTACTCGCTCTATCCCGTGGGCGCCGCGCTGGAGACGGATGACGGGCGCGTGTATGCGGGCTGCAACGTGGAGAACGCGTCGTACCCGGCGGGGATCTGTGCGGAGCGCGTTGCGCTCGGTGCAGCGATCGCCGATGGGGCGCGTCGTTTTGTGCGCATCGTAATCACGTCAGCGGCGGCTTCGCCGACGCCACCGTGTGGAATTTGCCGACAGGCGCTGGTGGAGTTCGCCCCAGCGCTCGAAATCTTCGCCGTGACCCCGGATGGGCTCACGGCGTGCTGGTCGCTGGCGGAACTGTTGCCCGCGCCATTCACGCCTGCTTCGCTCGAGAATGCCTGA
- a CDS encoding ATP-binding protein produces MPPNEWTGSLARDAVAHGSAVRLRTARAALTAGVLGLAVAVGYDAWYRSTLVVRERERVRAQMAPHAQALENAIGRRVSRLIGLKDFVEAQPSLDALNRTFNTFAAGLRVAAPGIRALQLNRSGRIIATEPMSDASRLLGYDLLQDPRAEIADGVRRAMSSSSVVVTGPIELLQGGQGLLIRRRLDEGPPGFPDLVSMAVDVKPLLDEASAIAPMLRLRVALLDRARQPLRGSPIGLGDPATVSVSIMDGEWTLLGMPVDGWNSAVSRELRPTRVASAVILLLVMCVTYLFFGRQARLEDAVEERTRDLERANDDLRKEVQERERVEQQLRLNDERLQIALMSGKMGLWGYDPIAGVIEWSEQSLELLGLAGEARVMTGDRFIELIPAALRDMVREGIAKAMLGRPAHAEYTVSKADGSTRWLYVTGTPLTDGVGPGAIPSRIIGVLADITERRLLEEQLLHSQKMEAVGTLAGGIAHDFNNLLTAMMGFAQLADQQASTLVHDDAPLALRNGLRDVRTELIEIMKAGERAAMLTSQLLAFSRRQRVTPTEVDVNVAVHDIERMLQRLIGERLTLTTRTVGQPLPVMVDAGQLAQVLVNLVVNARDAMPNGGMVQVSTDLLDLAAVGDGAYAGVPAGAWVVLTVQDSGTGMTPEVQARIFEPFYTTKAIGDGTGLGMSTVYGIVQQAGGRLLVDSTLGVGTAVRVLLPRLAARSLPVGAPPAVERPTSELILVVEDEPGLRRLVAEILNRRGFRVRVAADGIEALEVLDGDRALPSLVITDVVMPRLGGRGLAETMTARGILVPVLFMSGYQAGEELPDDATHAFVPKPFTPDTLVTKVRQLLERERATV; encoded by the coding sequence ATGCCGCCCAACGAATGGACAGGATCTTTGGCCAGGGACGCCGTGGCGCATGGCTCGGCAGTACGGTTGCGCACGGCTCGGGCAGCGCTTACGGCGGGGGTGCTCGGACTGGCCGTGGCGGTCGGGTATGACGCGTGGTATCGCAGCACGCTGGTCGTGCGTGAGCGCGAGCGTGTACGCGCGCAGATGGCGCCGCACGCGCAGGCGCTCGAGAACGCGATCGGTCGTCGCGTCTCACGGTTGATCGGACTCAAGGATTTCGTGGAGGCGCAGCCGTCCCTCGACGCGCTGAATCGCACGTTCAATACCTTCGCTGCCGGGCTGCGAGTTGCGGCGCCGGGGATTCGCGCGCTCCAGCTCAACCGTAGTGGCCGGATCATCGCGACGGAGCCGATGTCGGACGCGTCCCGGTTGCTCGGTTACGACCTGCTGCAGGATCCGCGAGCGGAGATCGCCGATGGCGTCCGCCGGGCCATGTCATCATCGAGCGTCGTCGTCACGGGACCGATCGAACTGCTGCAGGGCGGGCAGGGCCTGCTGATCCGACGTCGCCTCGACGAGGGACCGCCAGGGTTTCCCGACCTGGTGTCGATGGCCGTCGATGTGAAGCCGCTCCTCGACGAGGCCAGTGCGATCGCGCCGATGCTGAGGTTACGCGTGGCGTTGCTCGATCGCGCGCGACAGCCGCTCCGCGGCAGTCCGATCGGACTCGGCGATCCCGCAACCGTGTCGGTCTCGATCATGGACGGTGAGTGGACGCTCCTGGGCATGCCGGTCGACGGTTGGAACAGCGCCGTTTCGCGCGAACTGCGACCGACGCGCGTCGCATCGGCCGTCATCCTGCTGCTCGTTATGTGCGTCACGTACCTGTTCTTCGGACGGCAGGCGCGGCTCGAGGATGCCGTCGAGGAACGCACGCGCGATCTGGAGCGCGCCAATGACGACCTGCGGAAGGAAGTTCAGGAGCGTGAACGCGTCGAACAGCAGTTACGGTTGAACGATGAGCGGCTCCAGATCGCGCTCATGAGCGGCAAGATGGGTTTGTGGGGGTACGATCCGATCGCGGGCGTTATCGAGTGGTCCGAACAGTCGCTCGAGTTGCTGGGCCTCGCCGGTGAAGCGCGAGTGATGACCGGCGATCGATTCATCGAACTGATTCCGGCGGCGCTTCGTGACATGGTGCGCGAAGGCATTGCCAAGGCAATGTTGGGGCGACCCGCGCATGCCGAGTACACCGTTTCGAAGGCGGATGGGAGCACGCGCTGGCTCTACGTTACCGGGACCCCGCTGACCGACGGCGTCGGTCCAGGCGCTATCCCCTCGCGCATCATCGGCGTGCTGGCGGACATCACCGAGCGCCGGTTGCTCGAGGAGCAGTTGCTGCACTCGCAGAAGATGGAAGCGGTCGGTACACTCGCCGGCGGCATTGCGCACGATTTCAACAATCTGCTCACGGCGATGATGGGCTTTGCGCAGCTCGCGGACCAGCAGGCGTCGACGCTCGTCCACGATGACGCGCCGCTTGCCTTGCGCAATGGCCTGCGCGATGTGCGGACAGAATTGATCGAGATCATGAAGGCCGGCGAGCGCGCCGCGATGTTGACCTCCCAACTGCTCGCGTTCAGCCGGCGGCAGAGAGTCACGCCGACGGAAGTCGATGTGAACGTCGCCGTGCATGACATCGAGCGCATGCTGCAGCGGCTGATCGGCGAGCGGCTGACGCTCACGACGCGAACGGTGGGACAACCACTTCCCGTCATGGTGGATGCCGGTCAGCTCGCCCAGGTGCTGGTCAATCTGGTGGTCAACGCGCGCGACGCGATGCCGAACGGTGGCATGGTTCAGGTCTCGACTGACCTGCTCGATCTGGCCGCGGTCGGCGATGGTGCATACGCCGGGGTGCCGGCCGGCGCGTGGGTCGTCTTGACCGTCCAGGACAGCGGCACCGGTATGACGCCGGAGGTACAGGCCCGGATCTTCGAACCGTTCTACACGACCAAAGCGATTGGGGACGGTACCGGGCTCGGGATGTCCACCGTGTACGGCATCGTGCAGCAGGCCGGGGGACGGCTGCTGGTGGACAGTACGCTCGGCGTCGGCACTGCCGTGCGGGTGCTCCTGCCGAGACTGGCGGCGAGATCGCTACCGGTGGGCGCCCCGCCAGCGGTGGAGCGCCCGACATCGGAGCTCATCCTCGTGGTCGAGGACGAGCCCGGGCTCCGCCGACTGGTCGCGGAGATTCTCAATCGGCGAGGCTTCCGGGTTCGGGTCGCCGCCGATGGGATCGAGGCCTTGGAGGTCCTGGATGGCGATCGGGCGCTCCCCAGCCTAGTCATCACCGACGTCGTGATGCCGCGATTGGGCGGCCGCGGACTCGCCGAAACCATGACCGCGCGCGGGATCCTCGTCCCGGTGCTGTTCATGTCGGGCTACCAGGCGGGTGAAGAACTTCCGGACGACGCGACGCATGCCTTCGTGCCGAAGCCCTTCACCCCCGACACGCTGGTCACCAAGGTGCGTCAACTCTTGGAGCGCGAGCGGGCAACGGTGTAG
- a CDS encoding phosphopentomutase: protein MTTTGSVPDTAADTAGRRALILVLDGVGCGEAPDTAAYGDSGSDTIGNVARAVGGLDLPNMARLGLGHIAPIPGVEPAAHPIGAWGTLLPRSSGKDSTTGHWELAGLHLAKPFPTYPQGFPSSVIEAFERATGRPVIANCVVSGTAVITDFAEQAREAGAWIVYTSADSVFQIAAHEESIPLSELYRACEIAREQLVAPHDVSRVIARPFVGTSGAWKRTANRRDYSLQPPGETLLDALAEAGIPRAGVGKVDDLFAGRGITSRHTVDNAEGVSALLEWLNSAPRGFCFANLVDFDQLFGHRNDVRGFQGALEAFDRALPSLLAALREDDLLFITADHGNDPTTPSTDHARERVPVLVAGARVRGGSVGERDTFSDLGATVADWFGLSWRGRGTSFLPGLLHA from the coding sequence ATGACCACCACCGGTTCCGTACCCGATACCGCGGCGGATACCGCCGGTCGTCGCGCCTTGATTCTGGTGCTCGACGGCGTGGGCTGCGGCGAGGCCCCCGACACGGCGGCCTACGGCGACAGCGGCAGTGACACGATTGGCAACGTGGCACGGGCGGTGGGCGGCCTCGACCTGCCGAACATGGCGCGCCTCGGTCTCGGGCATATCGCACCGATTCCCGGCGTCGAGCCGGCCGCGCATCCCATCGGTGCCTGGGGCACGCTGCTTCCTCGTTCCTCTGGAAAGGACTCGACCACCGGACACTGGGAGCTCGCCGGACTTCACTTGGCCAAGCCGTTCCCTACCTATCCGCAGGGGTTTCCCTCCAGCGTGATCGAGGCGTTCGAGCGGGCGACCGGCCGTCCGGTCATTGCCAACTGCGTGGTCAGCGGGACCGCGGTGATTACCGATTTCGCTGAGCAGGCCCGTGAGGCCGGAGCCTGGATCGTATATACCTCGGCCGACTCGGTCTTCCAGATCGCCGCCCACGAGGAGTCGATCCCGCTCTCGGAGCTCTATCGCGCCTGCGAGATCGCCCGGGAGCAGTTGGTGGCCCCGCATGACGTGTCGCGAGTGATCGCGCGCCCGTTCGTGGGAACTTCGGGGGCTTGGAAGCGTACCGCCAACCGACGCGACTACTCCCTTCAGCCGCCCGGCGAGACACTGCTCGATGCCCTCGCCGAGGCGGGGATTCCGCGGGCCGGGGTGGGGAAGGTGGACGACCTGTTCGCCGGTCGCGGCATCACGTCCCGGCACACGGTCGACAACGCGGAGGGGGTCTCGGCCCTTCTCGAGTGGCTGAATTCGGCTCCTCGTGGGTTCTGCTTTGCCAATCTGGTAGATTTCGATCAGCTGTTCGGGCATCGCAACGATGTCCGTGGTTTTCAGGGGGCGCTCGAAGCGTTCGATCGCGCCCTGCCCAGCCTGCTGGCAGCACTTCGGGAGGACGACCTGCTCTTCATTACCGCCGATCACGGCAACGATCCTACAACGCCATCCACCGACCACGCGCGCGAGCGCGTGCCGGTGCTGGTGGCCGGCGCGCGGGTGCGCGGTGGGAGCGTGGGAGAGCGCGATACGTTCTCGGATCTGGGCGCAACGGTGGCCGACTGGTTCGGTCTTTCGTGGCGCGGCCGCGGCACGTCGTTCCTGCCGGGCCTTTTGCACGCATGA
- the mazG gene encoding nucleoside triphosphate pyrophosphohydrolase produces the protein MQRTMDDALDLMRDLRARCEWDRVQTHSSLRPYLIEEAHEVDDAIAQGDDPTLRDELGDLFLQVLFHSVVAEERGAFTMQDVAGALVAKMHARHPHLYGDGIKRSWESMKAEKAKRSTLEEGLPAGLPSLHRAHRLQDRAAGVGFDWPNALGPLEKVREEIDELAAHVNADGQVADQDAFEAELGDLLFAVVNLARKTGVHGALALDRTNAKFVRRYAAMEALANADGVELTALSLEEQDRYWDAVKRSERSG, from the coding sequence ATGCAACGGACGATGGACGACGCGCTGGACCTGATGCGGGATCTGCGGGCCCGCTGCGAGTGGGACCGGGTGCAGACGCACAGCTCGCTCCGCCCGTACCTGATCGAGGAAGCGCACGAGGTCGACGACGCGATCGCGCAGGGCGACGACCCGACGCTGCGCGACGAGTTGGGTGACTTGTTCTTGCAGGTGCTCTTTCACTCGGTGGTGGCCGAAGAGCGCGGGGCGTTCACGATGCAGGACGTCGCCGGTGCACTGGTCGCCAAGATGCACGCGCGGCATCCGCATCTGTACGGCGACGGCATCAAGCGCAGCTGGGAGTCGATGAAGGCCGAAAAGGCCAAACGTTCGACGCTGGAAGAGGGGCTCCCGGCGGGGCTCCCGTCGCTGCATCGGGCCCACCGGTTGCAGGACCGCGCCGCCGGCGTGGGCTTCGACTGGCCGAATGCCCTCGGTCCGCTGGAGAAAGTGCGCGAGGAGATCGACGAGCTGGCCGCGCACGTGAACGCGGATGGTCAGGTGGCCGATCAGGACGCGTTCGAGGCCGAGCTGGGCGACTTGCTCTTTGCCGTCGTGAACCTGGCGCGCAAGACCGGCGTGCACGGCGCGCTGGCCCTCGACCGGACGAACGCCAAGTTCGTGCGACGCTACGCCGCGATGGAAGCGTTGGCGAACGCCGATGGGGTGGAGCTCACGGCCCTCTCGCTCGAGGAGCAGGACCGGTACTGGGACGCGGTCAAGAGATCGGAGCGGTCAGGGTGA
- the miaB gene encoding tRNA (N6-isopentenyl adenosine(37)-C2)-methylthiotransferase MiaB — translation MSDALVTAAPIGAPIGAPRPTVYIETYGCQMNVADSELMYGKLVASGYDAVDVPDGADVILVNTCAIRENAETRVIGRLGELKKFMRPGSVMGVTGCMAQRLGPRVLEQARHVSIVVGPDGYRALPELLDGARRGEKFTATDFDLEEHYEDVVARRFEGVKAWIPVQRGCDYRCTYCIVPTTRGPERSRKLHEVVREVHEVVNQGLTEVVLLGQTVNSYNDGTHDFADLLRAVGAVDGIRRVRYTSPHPNDFSDRVIAAMAEVPTVCGHIHLPMQSGSTSMLKKMLRRYSREDYLACVERMRAAIPGLALTTDIIVGFPSETDEEFADTLSLCQEVRFDDAFMFKFSPREGTPATRMPAEWTIPDDIVATRFELLLKTVRGISRENNMRRLGDTVEVLIEKVARDGELLQARSRDFKTIMVPADAGAIGDYLTVKLSGTTGATFMGTPVVEQTERKPLPMMAG, via the coding sequence ATGAGTGACGCGCTCGTGACCGCGGCTCCGATCGGGGCACCGATCGGAGCACCGCGCCCCACCGTCTACATCGAGACGTACGGCTGCCAGATGAACGTGGCCGATTCGGAACTCATGTACGGCAAGCTCGTCGCGAGCGGCTACGACGCCGTGGATGTGCCCGATGGTGCCGACGTGATTCTCGTGAACACCTGTGCCATTCGCGAAAACGCGGAAACGCGTGTGATCGGCCGACTCGGTGAACTCAAGAAGTTCATGCGACCCGGCAGCGTCATGGGCGTGACCGGCTGCATGGCGCAGCGGCTTGGTCCTCGCGTGCTCGAGCAGGCCCGGCACGTGTCGATCGTGGTTGGTCCCGATGGTTATCGCGCGTTGCCGGAACTGCTCGATGGCGCGCGCCGCGGGGAGAAATTCACGGCCACCGACTTCGATCTCGAAGAGCACTACGAAGACGTCGTCGCCCGTCGCTTCGAGGGAGTGAAGGCCTGGATCCCGGTGCAGCGCGGCTGCGACTATCGCTGCACGTACTGCATTGTGCCGACCACGCGGGGCCCCGAGCGGAGCCGCAAGCTCCACGAGGTCGTGCGCGAAGTGCACGAGGTCGTGAACCAAGGGCTCACGGAAGTGGTGCTGCTTGGACAGACGGTCAACTCGTACAACGATGGCACGCACGATTTCGCCGACCTCCTGCGCGCCGTCGGCGCTGTGGACGGCATCCGCCGCGTGCGTTACACGAGCCCGCATCCCAACGACTTCTCTGATCGTGTGATTGCCGCGATGGCCGAAGTGCCCACGGTCTGTGGGCACATCCATCTGCCGATGCAGAGCGGCTCGACGTCGATGCTCAAGAAGATGCTGCGTCGCTACTCGCGAGAGGATTATCTCGCGTGCGTGGAACGCATGCGGGCCGCGATTCCCGGATTGGCCCTGACCACCGATATCATCGTCGGCTTTCCCAGCGAGACCGACGAAGAGTTCGCCGATACACTGTCGCTCTGTCAGGAAGTGCGTTTCGACGACGCCTTCATGTTCAAGTTCTCGCCGCGCGAAGGAACACCGGCGACACGCATGCCTGCCGAGTGGACGATCCCCGACGACATCGTCGCGACGCGCTTCGAGCTGCTGCTGAAGACGGTGCGTGGGATCTCGCGTGAGAACAACATGCGCCGACTCGGCGATACCGTCGAAGTGCTCATCGAGAAAGTGGCGCGCGACGGCGAACTGCTGCAGGCGCGCTCGCGTGATTTCAAGACCATCATGGTGCCGGCCGACGCCGGCGCGATCGGCGACTATCTCACCGTGAAGCTGAGCGGCACCACCGGCGCGACGTTCATGGGGACGCCGGTTGTCGAGCAGACCGAACGCAAGCCGTTGCCGATGATGGCCGGGTAG
- the asnS gene encoding asparagine--tRNA ligase: protein MNQSSTRIADLKHHVGAVVTVRAWVTHLRSKGKVAFVVARDGTGILQAVLVKSEVPEASWNAFAELTQEASVALTGEVRADARAPGGFEMGVQTLEVIGASPNDYPIQPKEHGIDFLLDNRTFWLRSQRQVAIMRVRHELEQAVHDFFYARDFIRCDTPILTAAIGERAGLFSTDYFDEGTAYLAQTGQLYGEALAAAMGRIYTFGPTFRAEKSKTRRHLTEFWMIEPEMAWYDQDDNMDLQEAFVRYLVERVLERRQEELKVLERDTSKLDCVSQPFVRLDYGDAVKLAQGKGSDIVWGDDLGAPDEALIVDEYQRPVFVVNYPKEAKAFYMKENPLDPRTVRCADLLAPEGRGEIIGGSQREDDYDKILARLTHEGLPVEAYGWYLDLRKYGTFTHSGFGLGLERTIAWICGIEHIREVIAFPRMMGRLSP, encoded by the coding sequence ATGAACCAATCCAGCACCCGTATCGCCGACCTCAAGCACCATGTCGGCGCCGTCGTCACCGTTCGCGCCTGGGTCACTCACCTGCGCTCCAAGGGCAAGGTCGCTTTCGTCGTGGCCCGTGACGGCACCGGCATTCTGCAGGCGGTGTTGGTCAAGTCCGAGGTGCCTGAGGCGTCGTGGAACGCGTTCGCCGAACTTACGCAGGAAGCGTCGGTGGCGCTCACGGGTGAAGTGCGCGCCGATGCGCGCGCGCCCGGCGGCTTCGAGATGGGCGTGCAGACGCTCGAGGTGATCGGCGCGAGTCCGAACGATTATCCGATTCAGCCGAAAGAGCACGGCATCGACTTCCTGCTCGACAACCGCACGTTCTGGCTGCGCAGTCAGCGTCAGGTCGCGATCATGCGCGTGCGACACGAGCTGGAACAGGCCGTGCACGACTTCTTCTACGCGCGCGATTTCATCCGCTGCGATACGCCGATTCTCACCGCGGCGATCGGTGAACGGGCCGGCCTGTTCAGCACCGACTACTTCGACGAAGGTACGGCGTACCTCGCGCAGACGGGGCAGCTGTACGGCGAAGCGCTCGCGGCGGCGATGGGCCGCATCTACACGTTCGGCCCCACCTTTCGCGCCGAGAAGTCGAAGACGCGTCGTCACCTCACCGAGTTCTGGATGATCGAACCCGAGATGGCGTGGTACGATCAAGACGACAACATGGATCTGCAGGAAGCGTTCGTGCGCTACCTGGTGGAGCGTGTGCTCGAGCGTCGACAGGAAGAGCTCAAGGTGCTCGAGCGCGACACATCCAAGCTCGATTGCGTGTCGCAGCCCTTCGTGCGCCTCGACTACGGCGACGCCGTGAAGTTGGCGCAAGGGAAGGGCAGCGACATCGTCTGGGGCGACGACCTCGGCGCGCCCGATGAGGCGCTCATCGTCGACGAGTATCAGCGCCCGGTGTTCGTCGTGAACTATCCGAAGGAAGCGAAAGCGTTCTACATGAAGGAGAACCCGCTCGATCCGCGCACGGTGCGCTGCGCCGATTTGCTGGCGCCGGAAGGCCGCGGCGAAATCATCGGCGGCTCACAGCGCGAAGACGACTACGACAAGATCCTCGCGCGTCTCACGCACGAAGGGCTCCCGGTCGAGGCGTACGGCTGGTATCTCGACCTTCGCAAGTACGGCACGTTCACGCATTCAGGCTTCGGACTCGGACTCGAGCGCACGATCGCGTGGATCTGCGGCATCGAGCATATCCGCGAAGTGATCGCGTTCCCGCGGATGATGGGACGGCTCTCACCCTGA